A window of Flavobacterium flavigenum contains these coding sequences:
- a CDS encoding efflux RND transporter periplasmic adaptor subunit: MKSPITTSVRLSGSGHEYQKNIFKFMSNKLIIILFALPLFYACKEESKEQKAFENADIISIKTATVQSLALASNINASGLVTTENQANYGFKIGGVVSQIYVEEGQFFKKGQLLATLDQTEISSGLNQSDLNVKKYERDYTRAVNLFKDSVYTLEHLQNTKTGLDIARKQKEAVAFNARYAKIYAAADGFVTAKIANEGEVVGPGSPILAINETTQNNNYLLKIGLTDQEWAAVKIGQKATVTLDGYPNEHFEASVFRKSQAADAALGSFQVELKLNMKNSKPAVGMFGKAAIKAERTEDFIIIPYSSLIEADGDKAFVFIVENNKVKRQPITIAKFENKKVFIKDGLQKTDQIVISNSAYLNEQSTIKIIK; encoded by the coding sequence ATGAAATCACCAATAACTACGTCAGTTCGCCTTTCAGGCTCGGGTCACGAATACCAAAAAAACATTTTTAAATTTATGAGTAATAAATTAATAATTATCCTATTCGCACTTCCTCTTTTTTATGCTTGTAAAGAAGAGTCAAAAGAACAGAAAGCCTTTGAAAACGCCGATATTATTTCGATAAAAACAGCCACAGTTCAATCCTTGGCACTTGCAAGTAACATCAACGCATCGGGTTTAGTAACCACAGAAAACCAAGCTAATTATGGTTTTAAAATTGGTGGTGTGGTAAGTCAAATTTATGTAGAAGAAGGTCAGTTTTTCAAAAAAGGACAACTTTTGGCAACTTTAGATCAAACCGAAATCAGTTCGGGTTTGAATCAATCGGATTTGAATGTTAAGAAATACGAGCGTGATTATACTCGTGCTGTAAATCTTTTCAAAGACAGCGTATATACTTTAGAGCATCTTCAAAATACCAAAACGGGTTTGGATATTGCCAGAAAACAAAAAGAGGCCGTTGCTTTTAATGCTCGTTATGCAAAAATTTATGCTGCTGCCGATGGTTTTGTGACAGCAAAAATAGCTAATGAAGGTGAAGTAGTTGGTCCAGGTTCTCCCATTTTGGCGATAAATGAAACCACTCAAAACAATAATTACCTGCTTAAAATTGGTTTGACAGACCAAGAATGGGCAGCTGTAAAAATAGGTCAGAAAGCGACTGTCACTCTCGATGGTTATCCAAATGAACACTTTGAGGCTTCTGTTTTTAGAAAATCACAAGCTGCGGATGCAGCATTGGGTTCTTTTCAGGTGGAATTAAAACTAAATATGAAAAATAGCAAGCCGGCTGTAGGAATGTTTGGAAAAGCAGCAATTAAAGCAGAGAGAACAGAAGACTTTATCATCATTCCGTATAGCTCACTTATTGAAGCCGATGGAGATAAGGCATTTGTATTTATCGTTGAGAACAACAAAGTAAAACGCCAGCCTATTACAATTGCCAAATTTGAAAACAAGAAAGTATTTATCAAAGATGGTCTTCAAAAAACGGATCAAATTGTTATATCCAACAGTGCTTATCTCAACGAACAATCAACGATAAAAATCATTAAATAA
- a CDS encoding TolC family protein, translated as MIKKALILTTMVLGCQGYSQTKLDGYIEAGLKNNEVIKQHNFDINKSMYALKEAKSMFYPTVSLNGTYTIADGGRTIDIPIGDMLNPVYNTLNQITNSNAFPTLENQSVLINPDNFYDAKIHTTMPLLNFEIIYNKRIKSQQMSLQKIEMEIYQRELVKEIKIAYYKYLQSVEGIKIYQETLALVTENQRVNQALFRNDKINRTAVLRSDNEVIRIQANLETAKQVSKNAQSYFNFLLNEKLDAPIEVDKNEALPMEAISENTQNREELLKLTQVKELNKTVGKLTESYWFPKVGGFADVGFQDFDFDVNKDSRYYFAGVSLEINIFSGNKNEFKLKQVQEDDKKISSQIDNVKQQLLLQFQVSQNNLTSALEQFNANKNQKQSAKKYNDDITKLYKEGQAIYIELLDAQNQWVNAQLNTNIALYNSWIAFAELERANATFTFNN; from the coding sequence ATGATAAAAAAAGCCCTAATTCTAACAACAATGGTACTGGGATGTCAAGGATATTCACAGACTAAGCTGGACGGCTACATTGAAGCTGGACTAAAAAACAACGAAGTAATAAAACAGCACAACTTCGATATTAACAAAAGTATGTATGCTTTAAAAGAAGCTAAATCTATGTTCTACCCGACCGTTTCCTTAAATGGAACTTATACGATAGCTGATGGAGGACGAACAATTGATATTCCGATTGGAGATATGTTGAATCCGGTTTATAATACTTTGAATCAAATAACCAATTCCAATGCTTTTCCAACTTTAGAAAATCAGTCCGTTTTAATTAATCCAGACAATTTCTATGATGCCAAAATTCATACCACAATGCCCTTGCTGAATTTTGAAATAATCTATAATAAGAGAATTAAAAGTCAGCAGATGTCTTTGCAAAAAATAGAGATGGAAATCTATCAAAGGGAATTAGTTAAGGAGATAAAAATAGCCTACTACAAATACCTCCAATCGGTTGAAGGAATTAAAATTTATCAGGAAACTTTGGCATTGGTAACCGAAAATCAAAGAGTAAATCAAGCTTTATTCCGAAACGATAAAATAAACCGCACCGCCGTTTTGCGAAGCGATAATGAAGTGATTCGCATTCAAGCCAACTTAGAAACAGCAAAACAAGTTAGTAAAAATGCACAATCGTATTTTAATTTTTTACTCAATGAAAAACTAGATGCTCCAATTGAAGTAGATAAAAACGAAGCTTTGCCAATGGAAGCTATTTCAGAAAACACTCAAAACAGAGAAGAATTACTAAAATTAACGCAGGTAAAAGAATTAAATAAGACCGTTGGGAAGCTCACAGAATCCTATTGGTTTCCAAAAGTAGGCGGTTTTGCCGATGTTGGATTTCAAGATTTCGATTTTGACGTAAACAAAGACTCTCGTTATTATTTTGCAGGTGTGAGTTTAGAGATAAATATTTTTTCGGGAAATAAAAACGAATTCAAACTCAAACAAGTTCAAGAAGATGATAAAAAAATCAGTTCTCAAATTGATAACGTAAAACAGCAATTACTACTTCAGTTTCAGGTTTCACAGAATAATTTGACATCAGCTTTAGAACAATTCAATGCCAACAAAAATCAAAAGCAATCAGCCAAAAAATACAATGACGATATAACCAAATTGTATAAAGAAGGACAAGCTATTTACATTGAGCTTCTGGATGCACAAAACCAATGGGTAAATGCCCAGCTCAATACCAATATTGCCCTTTATAATTCCTGGATAGCTTTCGCCGAATTAGAAAGAGCCAATGCCACTTTTACTTTTAACAATTAA
- a CDS encoding TetR/AcrR family transcriptional regulator → MSIGDRKAREKEALKALILKGAKRLFIEKGIEQTTIRNIADEIDYSVGTVYVYFKDKNAILHDLHSIGFQELGGYFEELFNIEDPMERLRKMGLVYIKFALENSEMYDLMFNLKAPMEFLESTKNDDWDEGAATFGRVKKTIEECIYKGHFIGHKIEPLSFMVWSLVHGMCCLQIRQRITGVKFTNPDTILLDGYNEYLKIIEKL, encoded by the coding sequence ATGAGTATAGGAGATAGAAAAGCACGGGAAAAAGAAGCATTAAAAGCATTAATTTTAAAAGGAGCAAAAAGACTTTTTATTGAAAAAGGTATTGAGCAAACTACTATTAGAAATATTGCAGATGAAATTGATTATAGTGTAGGAACTGTCTATGTATATTTTAAAGATAAAAATGCCATTTTACACGACCTACACTCCATAGGATTTCAGGAATTGGGTGGCTATTTTGAGGAATTATTCAATATAGAAGATCCAATGGAACGACTCCGAAAAATGGGACTTGTTTATATAAAATTTGCTTTGGAAAATTCTGAAATGTATGATTTGATGTTTAACTTGAAAGCACCAATGGAGTTTTTGGAAAGTACTAAAAATGATGATTGGGATGAAGGTGCGGCAACTTTTGGACGTGTTAAAAAAACCATTGAAGAATGCATTTATAAAGGGCATTTTATTGGGCATAAAATAGAACCGCTTTCGTTTATGGTTTGGAGTTTGGTTCACGGTATGTGCTGTCTCCAAATTCGGCAGAGAATCACAGGTGTTAAGTTCACAAACCCAGATACCATCTTGCTTGATGGTTATAATGAGTATTTAAAAATAATAGAAAAACTATAA
- a CDS encoding phage integrase SAM-like domain-containing protein: protein MLISIFQYHNNKIKELVGKEYAPGTLELYKTSLSHTIEFLQWKYKVSDIEINKIDRAFITEYEFWLRSVRNCANNTAVKYIKNFSEIMKLCLAND, encoded by the coding sequence ATGCTAATCTCAATATTCCAATACCACAACAACAAAATAAAAGAATTGGTTGGTAAAGAATATGCACCAGGAACATTAGAACTTTATAAAACATCGTTGAGTCATACAATAGAATTCTTGCAATGGAAATACAAAGTTTCCGATATCGAGATAAACAAAATAGATCGCGCTTTTATAACTGAATATGAATTTTGGTTAAGAAGCGTTCGGAACTGTGCCAATAACACCGCAGTTAAGTATATCAAGAACTTTAGTGAAATTATGAAGCTTTGCTTGGCCAATGACTGA
- a CDS encoding Arm DNA-binding domain-containing protein, whose translation MKTKLLILFHAKSAKASASSLVPIYARIPINGKRIELSSNRFVEISKWCKETGRMKGRSAEASLINSHLDITRTQIIDAQLELNHKSIPVTSETLKNKLL comes from the coding sequence ATGAAAACAAAACTATTAATACTCTTTCACGCAAAGAGTGCAAAAGCCAGCGCAAGCAGTTTAGTTCCTATCTACGCACGAATTCCTATTAATGGTAAACGAATTGAGTTAAGTTCAAACAGATTTGTTGAAATCTCCAAATGGTGTAAAGAAACAGGCAGAATGAAAGGAAGATCAGCTGAAGCAAGTTTAATAAATAGTCATCTTGATATTACAAGAACACAAATTATTGATGCACAATTGGAATTAAATCACAAAAGTATTCCAGTAACATCTGAAACACTAAAAAATAAATTACTATAA
- a CDS encoding helix-turn-helix domain-containing protein, with amino-acid sequence MKHYKTINELYKLNGFPPPENPLMGILTFEESEKCTFIEREFTMAFYTIALTKLKSGIFQYGKTKYDHENGSLAFLKPHQKILMNNVETSEKGFLLYIHEDFLVNHNLHSEINKYGYFDYEVNEALHLSPKEEHIIWELFNKIKLEYYNNQDEYSKDIILTHIDSILKYAQRFYKRQFLNRSSLSGTIITKFTDILKQYFEDGDLQRKGLPSVKYMAGKLSLSPKYLSDLLKQETGKTALEHIHIALVIEAKNILMNTDKTVAETAYQLGFENPPYFSRLFKKEVGLTPTEYREQFFN; translated from the coding sequence ATGAAACATTACAAAACGATAAATGAGCTTTATAAATTAAACGGATTTCCACCGCCTGAAAATCCACTGATGGGCATCCTAACTTTTGAGGAGTCAGAAAAATGTACTTTCATCGAGAGGGAATTTACTATGGCATTTTATACAATTGCCTTAACAAAATTAAAATCAGGGATATTTCAATACGGTAAAACAAAATACGACCACGAAAATGGATCCTTAGCTTTTTTAAAACCGCATCAGAAAATATTAATGAATAATGTGGAAACAAGTGAAAAAGGATTTCTATTATATATCCACGAAGATTTTTTAGTGAATCATAACCTTCATTCAGAAATAAATAAATATGGATATTTTGATTACGAGGTAAACGAAGCTTTACACCTCTCTCCAAAAGAAGAACACATTATATGGGAGTTATTCAACAAGATAAAGCTGGAATATTACAATAATCAGGATGAGTACAGTAAAGATATAATACTTACCCATATAGATTCTATTCTAAAATACGCCCAGCGTTTTTATAAGCGACAATTCTTAAATAGATCTTCTTTATCAGGTACCATAATCACTAAATTTACTGACATACTGAAACAATATTTTGAAGATGGAGATCTTCAAAGAAAAGGCCTGCCATCTGTAAAATATATGGCTGGAAAGTTATCCCTGTCACCAAAATATTTAAGTGATTTATTAAAACAAGAAACAGGCAAAACAGCACTGGAACATATTCATATCGCATTGGTTATCGAAGCCAAGAATATTTTAATGAATACCGATAAAACCGTAGCAGAAACTGCTTATCAATTAGGTTTTGAAAATCCACCCTATTTTTCAAGGCTTTTTAAAAAAGAAGTTGGTTTAACACCTACCGAATATAGAGAACAATTTTTTAATTAA
- a CDS encoding NADH-dependent flavin oxidoreductase, whose amino-acid sequence MSQTTDTKQLFQSFTFKNGIETKNRIAMAPMTTWASNDDYTVSDDEIKHYEARSGNVGLVITGCTRVMANGIGFNNEYASYDDSFLPGLKKMAAAAKKGGSPAILQIYHAGNKAVLNLIPDSIPVSASPIALAPSMFYEGGVISRELSNEEILEMIKAFGETAHRAIRAGFDGVELHGAHGFLLQNFFSPYYNQRTDHWGGSAEKRMNFAVELIKEIQSVIKKYADQPFIIGFRISPEEPESYRVKDILPLIDKLIECGIDYLHVSLTDLLTQKPIDNENRDETILKLVLDHVHHRVPVIAAGGIKQFKDAIEAIKMGLSLVAVGHGLIINPNWVELASDEEKAEEVLSMSKADELAIPKKLQEFIQIAKGFFQVKD is encoded by the coding sequence ATGAGCCAGACAACAGATACAAAACAATTATTCCAAAGTTTTACATTTAAAAACGGGATCGAAACTAAAAACAGGATTGCCATGGCACCAATGACAACCTGGGCCAGCAATGATGATTATACAGTATCAGATGATGAAATAAAGCATTATGAAGCCCGAAGCGGAAACGTTGGCCTGGTAATAACAGGCTGTACGAGAGTTATGGCCAACGGAATTGGTTTTAACAATGAATATGCCTCTTACGACGACTCTTTTCTGCCAGGGCTTAAAAAAATGGCCGCTGCAGCAAAAAAAGGCGGCTCACCTGCAATACTTCAAATTTATCACGCTGGAAATAAAGCAGTTTTGAATCTTATTCCTGATAGTATTCCGGTAAGTGCAAGTCCTATAGCATTAGCACCGTCTATGTTTTATGAAGGAGGTGTTATATCTCGTGAACTTTCAAATGAAGAAATTCTGGAAATGATAAAAGCTTTTGGCGAAACTGCTCACAGAGCAATAAGGGCAGGTTTTGACGGAGTAGAACTGCATGGCGCTCATGGATTCCTATTGCAAAATTTCTTTTCACCCTATTATAATCAAAGAACAGATCACTGGGGTGGATCTGCCGAAAAACGAATGAACTTTGCAGTAGAATTGATCAAAGAAATTCAGAGTGTAATTAAAAAGTATGCAGACCAACCATTTATAATAGGTTTCAGAATATCACCAGAAGAGCCTGAAAGTTATAGAGTGAAAGATATCCTGCCGTTGATTGATAAACTCATTGAATGCGGGATTGATTATCTGCACGTTTCACTTACAGATCTGCTGACGCAAAAGCCTATAGATAATGAAAACAGGGATGAGACTATTTTAAAATTGGTACTTGATCACGTTCATCACAGAGTTCCAGTGATTGCTGCGGGAGGCATCAAACAGTTCAAAGATGCTATCGAGGCAATAAAGATGGGGTTGTCGTTGGTGGCTGTTGGACACGGTCTTATTATCAATCCAAATTGGGTAGAGCTTGCTTCTGATGAAGAAAAAGCAGAAGAAGTTTTAAGTATGTCTAAAGCAGATGAACTGGCGATACCCAAAAAACTGCAGGAGTTCATTCAAATAGCCAAGGGATTTTTTCAGGTGAAGGATTAA
- a CDS encoding pectinesterase family protein, with product MKKKFLLWTFLAFFSMQMKAQTYDIVVAKDGTGNYTSLQAAINAVPSNSTKETKIYVKRGLYNQEKLIVPANKTKITLIGESREQTIISYDIHNCADGGDGMCPDAKVALWASNADLVRTAATLTIKANDFKAENITFQNTAGNVGQAQALTIQSDRTIFKNCNITGYQDTIYFWMPATCRAYFESCMILGRTDYIYGGGIAFFNKCEIRSYGGAWITAPSTGIDQKYGFVFYKCNLTYQANSPRAGDDGAKIKFGRPWHNYPKVSWLYCTMPAQIDPLGWGDKWNMTYADTSTDLHLYEWMNTGAGANMSGRAKWAGLRAMSNQTEANLYEAKIVLKGSDNWDPAAMTGTNGGTAFQTIQAENFNSQSGIQTEASSEGSDNVGYINSGDWIMFKDINFGSGAGSFLARAATTGTGGTISIRLGGTSGTVIGTCTVTGTGAWQTYKDFSCPVSQVSGIHDVYLVFEGESGYLYNLNYINFSMPQLAASLTKHGAGGSSQTVGINTAIAGFYYSWQNATTVNVTGLPSGVNAAINNTAKTITFSGTPTVSGTFTYTITTVGGSPNTTKSGTFTVTSATQKPAATQKAASSLAVTSPAFPGAEGFGRYTTGGRGGQVIYVTNLNDSGAGSLRAAVMATGTRTVMFKVSGIIALNSDLRINNANITIAGQTAPGDGICLKNYSVNIDADNVIIRYIRFRMGDQAQHQGDALGGRNHKNIIIDHCSMSWSTDETASFYDNENFTLQWCMMSESLRVSVHDKGTHGYGGIWGGKKASFHHNMLAHHDSRNARFCGSRYSGLPNLEHVDFRNNVIYNWGGNSAYAAEGGSYNLTNNYYKAGPATGSGVNDRIISPGQDDGSNNQAAGIWGKFYVNGNHTTVNPATTDNNWNGVDPNPSSKSKTELRVNTEYDFGQMTTHSAANAYNRVLAYVGASLKRDAVDNRIVSEATNGNFTYTGSNGSTKGLIDTQSDVGGWPAYNSSTAPTDTDNDGMPNSWETANGLNSNNASDGILYTLSPIYTNLEVYINGLVATITANQNLNGTANYTESTGTATLVKHGAGSANQTVSLNTPIVGFNYSWTNAASATASGLPSGVTAVVSASAQTITISGTPTQSGTFNFTVATTGSSPNASASGTITVTGSSAIAEISIDENQTGFCSVEGTIDSNNAGFQGVGFANANNAVGAGIEWSVNTSSGNYMLRWKYSNGGTTARPGKVIVDGVTLGTADFNPTTNWTTWAENSSSLATVTLSAGNHIIRLEATTAFGLANIDKIEVEGINPVAISCGSTSKTASFNNAMDPTFARTEGKIYPVPFENEFYIDLATIGKVKQISVFNMLGQQIYTINEITDPTVKVNINGSAGIYAVKIITENGILNKTIIKE from the coding sequence ATGAAAAAAAAATTTTTATTATGGACTTTTTTAGCTTTCTTTTCGATGCAAATGAAAGCACAAACCTACGACATCGTAGTTGCTAAGGACGGTACAGGTAATTATACCTCATTACAAGCAGCAATAAATGCAGTGCCTTCAAACAGCACTAAGGAAACTAAAATTTATGTTAAGCGGGGTTTGTACAACCAGGAAAAATTAATTGTTCCTGCCAACAAAACCAAAATTACATTAATAGGTGAAAGTAGGGAACAAACTATTATTTCGTATGATATACATAACTGTGCAGATGGAGGTGATGGAATGTGTCCTGATGCAAAAGTGGCACTTTGGGCTTCCAATGCTGATCTGGTCAGAACTGCGGCCACTCTTACCATTAAAGCCAACGATTTTAAAGCTGAAAATATAACGTTTCAAAATACAGCAGGAAACGTTGGGCAGGCACAAGCATTGACTATACAGTCTGATCGTACTATTTTTAAAAATTGCAATATTACAGGTTATCAGGATACTATTTATTTTTGGATGCCTGCAACATGTCGTGCCTATTTTGAATCTTGTATGATCTTGGGTCGTACTGATTATATTTATGGGGGAGGAATTGCATTTTTTAATAAATGCGAAATTAGAAGTTATGGTGGAGCCTGGATTACAGCTCCATCTACAGGAATTGATCAAAAATATGGCTTTGTTTTTTACAAATGCAATCTAACCTATCAAGCCAACAGTCCAAGAGCTGGAGACGATGGAGCCAAAATTAAATTCGGAAGACCTTGGCATAATTATCCAAAAGTGTCCTGGCTGTATTGTACGATGCCAGCACAAATTGATCCTTTAGGCTGGGGAGATAAATGGAATATGACCTATGCAGATACAAGTACTGATCTTCATTTGTATGAATGGATGAATACTGGTGCCGGAGCAAATATGAGCGGAAGGGCAAAATGGGCTGGTCTTAGAGCAATGTCAAATCAAACCGAAGCAAATCTTTACGAAGCTAAAATTGTATTGAAAGGTTCTGATAATTGGGATCCTGCTGCAATGACTGGTACAAACGGAGGAACTGCTTTCCAAACCATTCAGGCCGAAAATTTCAATAGCCAATCGGGTATTCAGACTGAAGCTAGTTCCGAGGGCAGTGATAATGTAGGATATATCAATAGCGGTGATTGGATTATGTTTAAGGACATAAACTTTGGTTCTGGAGCAGGTAGTTTTCTGGCAAGAGCTGCAACCACTGGAACTGGAGGAACTATTTCTATAAGATTAGGGGGCACATCCGGTACGGTAATTGGGACCTGTACTGTAACAGGAACCGGAGCATGGCAGACCTATAAAGACTTTTCATGTCCTGTGAGTCAGGTTTCAGGAATACATGATGTCTATCTTGTTTTTGAGGGTGAAAGCGGCTATTTATACAACCTTAATTATATAAATTTTTCGATGCCACAGTTAGCAGCTTCATTGACAAAGCATGGAGCTGGAGGATCCAGCCAAACGGTAGGCATTAATACAGCTATTGCAGGTTTTTATTATAGCTGGCAAAATGCTACAACAGTAAATGTAACAGGATTGCCATCAGGAGTCAATGCAGCCATAAACAATACAGCCAAAACGATAACCTTCAGCGGAACACCAACTGTGAGTGGTACTTTTACATATACCATTACAACAGTTGGTGGTTCACCAAATACAACAAAATCAGGGACTTTCACAGTAACTTCAGCTACACAAAAGCCTGCTGCTACTCAAAAAGCTGCATCTTCTCTGGCGGTTACTTCTCCAGCGTTTCCTGGTGCCGAAGGTTTTGGACGATATACAACTGGTGGTCGTGGCGGACAGGTAATCTATGTTACCAATTTGAATGATTCAGGTGCAGGAAGTTTAAGGGCAGCTGTTATGGCAACAGGAACCAGAACAGTTATGTTTAAAGTTTCGGGAATCATTGCGCTTAATTCAGATTTGAGAATCAACAATGCAAATATCACCATAGCAGGTCAGACTGCCCCGGGTGACGGAATCTGTTTGAAAAATTATTCCGTAAATATAGATGCTGATAATGTTATCATTAGATATATTCGTTTCCGAATGGGTGACCAGGCACAACATCAAGGCGATGCTTTAGGTGGACGAAACCATAAGAATATTATCATTGACCACTGCTCAATGAGCTGGAGTACAGACGAAACGGCTTCATTTTACGACAATGAGAACTTCACTCTGCAATGGTGTATGATGTCTGAAAGTTTACGCGTATCTGTTCATGATAAGGGAACTCATGGTTATGGTGGAATCTGGGGAGGAAAAAAAGCCTCATTTCATCATAATATGTTAGCGCATCATGATAGCCGAAATGCCCGTTTTTGTGGCAGCAGATACTCGGGACTGCCTAATCTTGAGCATGTTGATTTTAGAAATAATGTTATTTATAACTGGGGCGGCAACAGTGCTTATGCTGCTGAAGGAGGCTCCTACAATCTTACCAATAATTATTACAAGGCAGGTCCGGCAACAGGCTCAGGTGTAAATGACAGAATAATTTCTCCAGGTCAGGATGATGGATCTAACAACCAGGCTGCAGGTATTTGGGGCAAGTTTTACGTTAATGGAAATCATACTACCGTAAACCCTGCCACTACGGACAATAATTGGAATGGAGTTGATCCTAATCCATCTTCAAAGAGCAAAACGGAACTTCGTGTAAATACTGAATATGACTTTGGTCAAATGACTACTCATTCAGCAGCAAATGCATATAATCGTGTATTGGCGTATGTAGGTGCTAGTCTTAAACGTGACGCAGTTGACAACAGAATAGTATCAGAGGCAACAAATGGGAATTTTACCTATACTGGATCAAACGGAAGTACAAAAGGTCTGATAGACACACAATCTGATGTTGGAGGATGGCCTGCCTACAATTCCAGCACAGCACCAACGGATACCGATAATGACGGAATGCCTAATAGCTGGGAAACTGCAAATGGTTTGAATAGTAATAATGCTTCTGATGGAATATTATATACACTCAGCCCAATATATACTAATCTAGAAGTTTATATTAATGGACTGGTAGCTACAATCACTGCCAATCAAAACCTAAATGGAACTGCCAATTATACAGAATCGACTGGCACAGCTACTCTTGTGAAACATGGTGCAGGTTCAGCAAATCAAACTGTAAGTCTAAATACACCGATAGTCGGTTTTAATTATTCATGGACGAATGCTGCCTCTGCCACTGCTTCAGGATTACCTTCTGGTGTCACTGCAGTAGTTAGTGCTTCTGCACAAACTATTACCATAAGCGGAACTCCTACACAATCGGGTACATTCAATTTCACTGTAGCAACTACAGGTAGTTCCCCAAACGCATCAGCATCAGGTACGATTACTGTAACTGGTAGTTCTGCTATTGCTGAAATTTCTATTGATGAAAATCAAACTGGATTCTGTTCAGTTGAAGGCACTATAGATAGCAATAATGCCGGATTCCAGGGCGTTGGTTTTGCCAATGCCAATAATGCCGTAGGGGCAGGAATTGAATGGTCTGTGAATACTTCTTCCGGAAATTACATGCTTCGTTGGAAATATTCTAATGGAGGGACAACTGCCAGACCAGGTAAAGTAATAGTGGATGGCGTTACATTGGGTACTGCAGATTTTAATCCTACAACTAATTGGACTACCTGGGCTGAGAATTCAAGCTCTTTAGCTACAGTAACTCTTTCTGCAGGGAATCATATCATTAGATTAGAAGCTACAACAGCATTCGGTTTGGCTAACATCGATAAAATAGAGGTTGAAGGAATTAATCCTGTCGCAATTAGTTGTGGCAGTACATCTAAAACAGCTTCTTTTAACAATGCAATGGATCCGACTTTTGCTAGGACTGAAGGAAAAATATATCCTGTACCGTTTGAAAATGAATTTTACATCGATCTTGCCACTATTGGAAAAGTCAAACAGATTTCGGTGTTTAATATGCTTGGACAACAGATTTACACAATAAATGAGATTACCGATCCAACAGTTAAAGTAAATATTAATGGCAGTGCTGGTATATATGCAGTTAAAATAATTACTGAAAATGGTATTCTAAATAAAACTATTATTAAAGAATAG